In Oscillatoria acuminata PCC 6304, a single window of DNA contains:
- a CDS encoding SPFH domain-containing protein: protein MYESLFVIFLALTGTSLAGSVKIIKQGDEALVETLGKYDGKKLKPGLNFMIPFLDQVAYQETTREQFLHIKPQTCMSRDNVSISVDAVVYWRILNIEKAYYKVENLQPAMVSLVTTLIRSEISKLKLEQTFMARSEVNELLLQKLDIATESWGIKVTRVELRDIIPSLSVREAMELQMSSERKKQAAILTSEGQREAAINNAKGEAEARILQAKARQQAALLEAEAQQQQQVLNAKGTAEAISTLAKTIESDPSYAPEAMQFLLAQSYLDMALKMDGEGKGIIPDPRHIPPTLDGVRSLVSQQSNSKVNDLS from the coding sequence ATGTACGAATCCTTATTTGTAATCTTTCTCGCCCTAACTGGAACCTCCCTAGCCGGTAGCGTCAAAATCATCAAACAAGGGGATGAAGCCTTAGTGGAAACCCTCGGCAAATATGACGGAAAGAAACTCAAACCCGGACTCAATTTTATGATTCCGTTCCTGGATCAAGTGGCGTATCAAGAAACCACTCGCGAACAATTCCTGCATATTAAGCCTCAAACCTGCATGAGCCGGGATAATGTTTCAATTAGCGTGGATGCAGTCGTCTATTGGCGGATTTTAAACATTGAAAAAGCCTATTATAAGGTCGAAAATCTCCAGCCTGCGATGGTAAGTTTGGTCACCACTCTAATTCGCTCAGAAATCAGCAAATTAAAACTAGAACAGACCTTCATGGCCCGGAGTGAAGTTAATGAATTACTGTTGCAGAAACTCGATATCGCCACAGAATCTTGGGGAATCAAAGTAACCCGAGTCGAGTTACGGGATATCATTCCATCCCTATCCGTGCGAGAAGCGATGGAATTACAGATGTCATCAGAACGAAAAAAACAAGCCGCAATTCTCACCTCAGAAGGACAACGAGAAGCAGCAATTAATAATGCGAAAGGAGAAGCAGAGGCCCGGATTTTACAAGCAAAAGCAAGGCAGCAAGCGGCACTTTTGGAAGCCGAAGCGCAACAACAGCAACAAGTGCTGAATGCTAAAGGCACTGCCGAAGCCATCTCCACCCTCGCCAAAACCATAGAATCCGACCCCTCCTACGCCCCGGAAGCGATGCAATTTTTACTCGCTCAAAGCTATCTGGATATGGCCCTCAAAATGGATGGCGAGGGAAAGGGAATCATCCCCGATCCACGTCATATCCCACCCACCTTAGACGGCGTGCGATCGCTCGTCTCCCAGCAGAGTAATAGTAAGGTGAACGACTTGTCTTGA
- a CDS encoding XRE family transcriptional regulator: MKETIAGNLTRYRKAVNLSQEQLANLVSITRQSINNYENAKTLPDSKTLSALARALGVTLDDLLRPESSPVTPFRFRTHTGFDKQPQFATQVRRMLETYQALEAAAGIPAYAPETHSCHQLPGNEALIQATAARFRRTLGLGETPILNLFAAVEELGLKVLRQPIAIKGFFGLSACSFAQGAFVLINTHNILMERQIFTLSKEIGHLIFHRNDYQDNLIKQGNQGEEEAREAVADYFAGHLLVPQTEFERFYQISPNLIQLKQHFRVSYQVILQRLSDMGRIDYGREIAKIRKIYKQRNGLSLSNSIELPPTLKPEEFPENERYQQLIWQALNRGNISELKAAELLNITLEELGVRRREAELYAIP; this comes from the coding sequence ATGAAGGAGACGATCGCAGGCAACCTCACTCGCTACCGCAAAGCTGTCAACTTATCACAAGAACAACTCGCCAACCTCGTCAGCATCACGCGCCAAAGCATCAATAACTACGAAAACGCCAAAACTTTACCCGATAGTAAAACCCTCTCAGCCCTTGCCCGAGCCTTGGGCGTCACCCTAGATGACTTGCTGCGCCCAGAATCTAGCCCAGTCACCCCCTTTCGATTTCGCACCCATACCGGCTTTGACAAACAACCGCAATTTGCCACGCAAGTGCGACGGATGCTGGAAACGTATCAAGCCTTAGAAGCCGCAGCAGGCATCCCCGCTTATGCCCCAGAAACCCATTCCTGTCATCAATTACCCGGCAACGAAGCACTGATTCAGGCAACAGCAGCCCGGTTTCGCCGGACCTTGGGATTAGGGGAAACGCCTATTCTAAATTTATTTGCCGCAGTAGAGGAATTGGGGTTAAAAGTCCTCCGCCAACCCATTGCAATCAAAGGCTTTTTTGGATTAAGTGCCTGTAGCTTTGCTCAAGGTGCTTTTGTTTTAATCAATACCCATAATATTTTGATGGAACGGCAAATCTTTACTCTATCCAAGGAAATTGGTCATTTAATTTTCCATCGAAACGACTATCAAGACAACCTCATAAAACAGGGGAATCAAGGGGAAGAAGAAGCCCGGGAAGCCGTTGCTGATTATTTTGCTGGACATTTACTGGTTCCCCAAACAGAATTTGAGAGGTTTTATCAAATTAGCCCCAACTTAATTCAACTCAAACAGCATTTTAGAGTCAGCTATCAAGTCATTTTACAGCGGTTATCGGATATGGGGCGCATCGACTATGGGCGGGAAATTGCCAAAATTCGCAAGATTTATAAACAGCGAAATGGCTTATCTTTGAGCAACTCCATCGAATTACCTCCCACCTTAAAGCCCGAAGAGTTTCCAGAAAACGAACGGTATCAACAACTCATCTGGCAAGCCTTAAATCGGGGAAATATCTCTGAACTCAAAGCTGCCGAACTGCTGAATATCACCCTGGAAGAACTGGGAGTTCGTCGTCGAGAGGCGGAGTTGTATGCTATCCCGTAA
- a CDS encoding substrate-binding domain-containing protein, which translates to MPIRPIVLILTSAIALMGVSSCALKPNSVAPNSLEVPENITNIPTLRVSGGSSTIGTVKILMEAYNKSGNRFQLNFLPASQSASIIAAIKEGLLDVGSSSHTLSPTELTAGLGQVVIAQDGLVVATNRSVEGVTNLTTENLKAIYSGKVTNWQELGGPDAQIVLLDRPEDESAKRLLRKHYLGPDLVNSPEAIFLRQQNELILALQSTPYSIGSFSLGNAIYEKVPVNLLSLNGVEPTLENIENGQYKMVRPIVLFYKQPTSEAIQGFLDFLSTPKTTALLRELGYSPSQRTP; encoded by the coding sequence ATGCCAATTCGCCCCATTGTTTTGATTTTGACCAGTGCGATCGCCCTTATGGGGGTATCAAGTTGTGCCTTGAAGCCGAATTCAGTGGCCCCCAACTCCTTAGAAGTTCCTGAAAATATCACAAATATTCCAACCCTGAGAGTCAGTGGCGGTAGTAGTACCATTGGGACGGTCAAAATTTTAATGGAGGCCTATAACAAATCTGGTAACCGTTTCCAGTTGAACTTTTTACCCGCGAGTCAATCGGCTAGTATCATAGCTGCAATTAAAGAAGGTTTGCTCGATGTCGGTAGTAGCAGTCACACCCTCAGTCCAACTGAACTCACCGCCGGTTTGGGACAAGTCGTGATTGCCCAAGATGGCCTAGTTGTGGCAACAAACCGCAGCGTGGAGGGAGTCACCAATCTGACCACAGAAAACTTAAAAGCCATCTATAGTGGCAAGGTAACCAACTGGCAAGAATTGGGCGGTCCGGATGCGCAGATCGTCCTACTCGATCGCCCGGAAGATGAATCAGCAAAACGGTTACTGAGGAAACATTACTTAGGACCCGACTTAGTGAATTCCCCAGAAGCCATCTTCCTGCGCCAGCAAAATGAACTGATTTTAGCCCTGCAAAGCACTCCCTACAGTATCGGCAGCTTTTCCCTCGGTAATGCGATTTATGAGAAAGTTCCGGTAAATTTATTGAGCTTGAATGGGGTCGAACCCACCCTGGAGAATATCGAAAACGGACAATATAAAATGGTTCGCCCGATTGTACTCTTTTATAAACAACCGACTTCCGAAGCGATCCAAGGATTTCTTGACTTTCTTTCGACCCCAAAGACGACTGCATTACTCCGTGAGTTGGGTTATTCACCCTCCCAGAGGACTCCATGA
- a CDS encoding AAA-like domain-containing protein, with the protein MKSSTYYYQIGGSLPEASPTYVMRKADNELYKKLKSSEFCYILNSRQMGKSSLLVRTVKRLSIEGVACATIDISDIGSKQISLEQWYGGVAYKLTSNFNLLDALEFMTWWQDRESISPVHRLGELIETVLLQQVSQRIVIFIDEIDSVLSVNESLEDFFALIRSCYNKRSQNPHYDRLTFALLGVATPSDLISDRTRTPFNIGHAIDLSGFQPNEVQPLVAGLADILTHPQEVLHQILHWTGGQPFLTQKLCQLVRETGKISPEFLPQLGNEAEWVERLIKTAIIHNWESRDEPAHLRTVRDRLLRNPQRASRLLGCYQKLLQFQAIPADDSPEQTELRLSGLVRVRDGKLTVSNPIYAAIFNSNWLEKSLFDLRPYAEALAAWLGSDRQDTSRLLRGKALQDARDWAKGKNLSDRDYQFLAASQEAELTQFRQNAEQNQAQIQQLYRQKELLEELTQEQNRRKITEAKLRQHRQNKAQIITGWVSGVMAVSAFLLGVFWVNKSIDKTHTKLNGVALLSQALIAENQPELALIESLEAAQQLKALIGVNSATQFRVALGLHQAIYGLIEPDRLLHPHPAVTLEFTPKGQGLVTAIHNTVTLWNRDRQVALNLPNIPGPVNRIAISPDGQLIAVATTNHPLQFWTTTGEKLPLTLPHSSPITDVSFSPKAEAIATAEENTVKIWRVTDGKLLQTWRGHLDQVLAVMFSPNGKTLASASGDRRIFLRRTSDGKLIHLLEGHGSRVVAIRFSPDGQLLASASDDGTVRLWRETDGKLLSILHHSHPVTSLSFHPDSQTLATGTSDGNINLWNRDGSFLTPLRGHQQAITHVSWSPEGGELASTSDDGTAMIWNLELKDLVRQGCQLLGDRSIPHSIPPTLLKRCF; encoded by the coding sequence ATGAAATCTTCAACTTATTATTATCAAATTGGAGGAAGTTTGCCGGAGGCTTCTCCCACTTATGTGATGCGAAAAGCCGATAATGAGTTATATAAAAAACTAAAATCTAGCGAATTTTGTTACATCCTCAATTCTCGGCAGATGGGAAAATCTAGCTTGCTGGTCCGGACGGTAAAGCGCCTATCTATAGAAGGAGTCGCCTGTGCCACCATTGATATTTCTGATATTGGCAGTAAACAGATTTCTCTCGAACAATGGTATGGAGGAGTTGCCTATAAACTCACCAGCAATTTTAATTTATTAGATGCCTTGGAGTTTATGACTTGGTGGCAGGACCGGGAGTCGATTTCTCCGGTTCATCGGTTGGGAGAACTGATTGAAACGGTGTTGTTGCAGCAGGTTTCTCAACGGATTGTGATTTTTATTGATGAAATTGATAGCGTGTTAAGCGTTAATGAATCTTTAGAAGACTTTTTTGCCTTGATTCGGTCTTGTTATAACAAGCGATCGCAGAATCCCCATTACGATCGCCTGACTTTTGCCCTCTTAGGAGTCGCCACCCCATCGGATTTAATTAGCGATCGCACTCGTACCCCCTTTAATATCGGCCATGCCATTGATTTATCCGGCTTTCAACCCAATGAAGTCCAGCCTCTAGTCGCTGGATTAGCCGATATCCTTACTCATCCCCAAGAGGTCCTCCACCAGATTCTCCATTGGACCGGGGGACAACCCTTTTTAACTCAAAAATTATGTCAATTGGTCCGAGAAACCGGAAAAATTAGCCCCGAATTTTTACCCCAGTTAGGGAATGAAGCCGAATGGGTGGAACGCTTAATTAAAACCGCAATCATACACAACTGGGAATCCCGAGACGAACCGGCACATCTGCGAACTGTGCGCGATCGCCTCCTCAGAAACCCCCAACGGGCCAGTCGTTTACTGGGATGCTATCAAAAACTCTTACAATTCCAAGCAATTCCCGCCGATGATAGTCCCGAACAAACCGAATTACGCCTCTCCGGTTTAGTCCGAGTCCGAGATGGAAAATTAACCGTTAGCAATCCTATCTATGCCGCCATTTTTAATTCCAATTGGTTAGAAAAATCTCTGTTTGATTTGCGCCCTTATGCGGAAGCATTAGCCGCTTGGTTAGGGTCGGACCGCCAAGATACTTCCCGCTTACTCCGAGGAAAAGCCTTACAAGATGCCCGCGACTGGGCTAAAGGGAAAAATTTGAGCGATCGCGATTATCAATTTTTAGCCGCCAGTCAAGAAGCCGAATTAACCCAGTTTCGCCAAAATGCGGAACAAAATCAGGCCCAAATTCAGCAACTTTATCGGCAAAAAGAATTATTAGAAGAACTCACTCAAGAACAAAATCGCCGCAAAATTACTGAAGCTAAACTGAGACAACACAGGCAAAATAAAGCACAAATTATAACCGGATGGGTTAGTGGAGTCATGGCAGTTTCTGCCTTTTTACTTGGCGTATTTTGGGTGAATAAATCCATTGACAAAACCCATACTAAACTTAATGGTGTCGCCTTACTCTCTCAAGCCCTAATTGCCGAAAACCAACCTGAATTGGCCCTGATAGAAAGCCTGGAAGCCGCCCAACAACTCAAGGCATTGATTGGGGTCAACTCCGCCACTCAGTTCCGGGTGGCCCTAGGACTGCATCAGGCGATCTATGGTTTAATCGAACCCGATCGCCTCCTCCATCCTCACCCCGCAGTCACCCTGGAATTTACCCCCAAGGGTCAGGGTCTGGTCACGGCTATCCATAATACTGTTACCCTCTGGAATCGCGATCGCCAAGTCGCCCTAAATTTACCCAATATTCCTGGTCCAGTGAACCGTATTGCTATCAGTCCTGACGGCCAACTCATCGCAGTTGCTACAACGAATCATCCCTTGCAATTCTGGACAACAACTGGGGAAAAATTACCCCTGACCCTCCCTCATTCCAGTCCCATCACCGATGTGAGTTTTAGTCCCAAAGCCGAGGCGATCGCCACCGCAGAAGAAAACACCGTGAAAATTTGGCGGGTCACCGATGGAAAATTGCTGCAAACCTGGAGAGGACATCTGGATCAAGTTTTAGCTGTGATGTTTTCACCCAACGGCAAAACCCTCGCCTCTGCCAGTGGCGATCGCCGAATCTTCCTCCGCAGAACCAGCGATGGTAAATTGATTCATCTACTCGAAGGACATGGCAGTCGCGTCGTTGCCATTCGCTTCAGTCCCGATGGTCAATTATTAGCCTCCGCCAGTGACGATGGCACCGTCCGACTCTGGCGAGAAACTGATGGTAAATTATTAAGTATCCTCCACCATTCCCACCCCGTCACCAGCCTCAGTTTCCACCCCGATTCCCAAACCCTAGCCACAGGAACATCCGATGGTAACATTAACCTTTGGAACCGAGATGGCAGCTTCCTCACTCCCTTACGCGGACATCAACAAGCCATCACTCATGTATCCTGGTCTCCAGAAGGGGGAGAATTAGCCTCCACCAGTGACGATGGGACGGCGATGATTTGGAACCTGGAACTCAAGGATTTAGTGCGTCAGGGTTGCCAGTTATTGGGCGATCGGTCAATCCCCCATTCCATCCCACCCACCCTCCTCAAACGCTGTTTTTAA
- a CDS encoding YciI family protein gives MPWFVKIEEGIVDKPTFDRHVPAHKAYVEDLIAKGRNAKTGYWKRRGGGMLLFEAESIEEAQQIVAEDPLVKQGCVKYDLYEWCIVVE, from the coding sequence ATGCCCTGGTTTGTCAAAATAGAAGAAGGAATCGTCGATAAACCCACCTTCGATCGCCACGTTCCTGCCCATAAAGCCTACGTTGAAGATTTAATTGCCAAAGGACGTAACGCCAAAACCGGCTACTGGAAACGACGTGGAGGCGGAATGCTGCTGTTTGAGGCGGAGTCAATAGAGGAAGCCCAGCAGATCGTCGCGGAAGACCCTCTGGTCAAACAGGGCTGCGTCAAATACGACCTCTATGAGTGGTGTATCGTCGTGGAATAA
- a CDS encoding mevalonate kinase family protein has protein sequence MKMFVPGRLCLFGEHSDWSGGYRSINPALQKGYTLSVGTNQGIYAEVKPHPTHLILHSCLTDGTRKELLQLPMEREVLLAEAKKGSFFSYAAGVAYQALTLYHVQGIEIDNYKTDLPIQKGLASSAAICVLVARAFNDLYELKLTRRGEMELAYQGEITTPSRCGRLDQSCAYGNRPVMMVFDGQHINIIELNSPQSLFFVIVDLAASKNTHEILSILNQCYPFATNEIKQNVHKYLGDISARITQEAAIALEQGDAPFIGALMKQAQAEFDRHLIRACPSQLTAPVLHSVLKHPPLQTFILGGKGVGSQGDGTAQFIVRNQESQQRVIEIIKRDFPQMHCLKLVISSSSPDAVE, from the coding sequence ATGAAAATGTTTGTTCCAGGTCGTCTTTGTTTATTTGGAGAACACAGTGATTGGTCCGGGGGATATCGAAGCATCAATCCGGCTCTCCAAAAAGGATACACCCTCAGTGTCGGGACCAATCAAGGTATTTATGCTGAAGTCAAACCCCATCCCACGCACCTGATTCTTCACTCCTGCCTGACCGATGGCACTCGTAAAGAATTGTTACAGCTTCCGATGGAACGGGAGGTGCTCCTGGCTGAAGCGAAAAAGGGCAGTTTTTTTAGCTATGCCGCAGGAGTGGCCTATCAAGCCCTCACCCTTTATCACGTTCAAGGGATAGAAATTGATAACTATAAAACGGATTTACCCATTCAAAAAGGGTTAGCATCCAGTGCCGCAATCTGTGTTCTAGTCGCCCGAGCTTTTAATGACTTATATGAGCTAAAATTAACCCGGCGCGGGGAAATGGAATTAGCTTACCAAGGGGAAATTACCACTCCCTCTCGCTGTGGTCGGCTGGATCAAAGTTGTGCCTACGGGAACCGGCCTGTCATGATGGTATTTGACGGGCAACATATTAATATTATAGAACTCAACAGTCCCCAGAGTTTATTTTTTGTGATTGTGGATTTAGCTGCCTCTAAAAACACTCACGAAATTCTCAGCATTCTCAATCAATGTTATCCCTTTGCCACCAATGAGATTAAGCAAAATGTTCATAAATATCTAGGGGATATCAGCGCTCGGATTACGCAAGAAGCTGCGATCGCCTTGGAACAGGGAGATGCCCCATTTATTGGGGCCTTAATGAAACAAGCCCAGGCAGAATTTGACCGCCATTTAATTCGGGCTTGTCCCTCACAATTAACCGCACCTGTTCTGCATTCCGTTCTCAAGCATCCTCCGCTTCAGACTTTCATTCTAGGTGGAAAAGGTGTCGGGTCTCAAGGGGATGGTACGGCACAATTTATTGTGAGAAATCAAGAAAGTCAGCAGCGGGTTATTGAGATTATTAAACGAGATTTCCCTCAAATGCACTGTCTGAAACTGGTAATTTCCTCCTCCTCTCCAGATGCTGTAGAATGA
- a CDS encoding ATP-binding protein produces the protein MQEETEAFTSILLNNLDQRQALLESKATWLADNNNLSEALESNNRANLLKEVIPYQFEFNLDWIKILTSDQIIVDLKKPILADFEGKNEVLYRQARTGVKFSSVIAVEGDSPALLITVISVKTQEKVIGNLIIGSALTETILHQIRGDTPIHLLIVKNKEIKASTLDISESLEQSGNAKDWQPPPLNSPPVYTELAGQRYIARTVQIGSIDDSVRVVMLNSTAPLQQAKQEFFRSLQILVGVGGAIDLFLCFGLSRQLNRRILILTQATQQFAKGNFTTTIPVDSGDEIGILGQSFNAMAKEISQRDQQIQSQVYELNITLQQLQQLQQTQAYLVHTEKMSSLGQMIAGIAHEINNPLNFISANLIYIEEYSNNLIKLVEVYQRDCPEASDNVNDTLEEIELDYLKQDLPEIIDSMKIGSDRIKKIVLSLRNFSRLDESTLKYVDIYEGIDSTLLIVQNRLKANSHRPEIAIVKVYQQLPQIECYAGQLNQVFMSLVSNAIEALDEVNSQRTLEENQKQPPEIKISTQLLNDGWIRIGIADNGPGIPEDRRSRIFDPFFTTKEVGKGTGMGLAISYQIIVEKHKGKIFCHSPSPEGIELAIELPIHHPVHSSSKQKISP, from the coding sequence TTGCAAGAAGAAACAGAAGCTTTTACCTCCATTTTATTGAATAATTTAGACCAAAGACAAGCTTTGTTAGAATCGAAAGCGACCTGGCTGGCCGATAACAATAATTTGTCTGAAGCTCTGGAGTCTAACAATCGGGCTAATCTGTTAAAAGAAGTAATTCCTTATCAGTTTGAATTCAATCTGGATTGGATTAAAATTTTAACGTCAGACCAGATAATAGTCGATTTAAAAAAACCAATTTTAGCTGACTTTGAGGGCAAAAATGAAGTCTTATATCGACAAGCTAGAACGGGGGTCAAGTTTTCTAGTGTAATCGCAGTTGAAGGGGATTCTCCCGCCTTGTTAATTACCGTAATATCGGTAAAAACCCAAGAAAAAGTGATTGGAAACTTAATTATCGGTTCGGCCTTGACTGAAACAATTCTCCATCAAATTCGCGGGGATACTCCCATTCATCTGTTGATTGTTAAAAATAAAGAAATCAAGGCTTCTACCCTTGATATTTCGGAATCCCTGGAGCAGAGTGGGAATGCCAAAGATTGGCAGCCTCCCCCGTTGAATTCTCCCCCAGTTTACACTGAATTGGCAGGCCAGAGGTATATTGCTAGAACGGTTCAAATCGGGAGTATTGATGACTCAGTGCGAGTGGTGATGCTTAACTCAACCGCACCCTTACAACAAGCGAAACAGGAATTTTTTCGGAGTCTGCAAATTTTGGTTGGAGTCGGCGGTGCGATCGACCTTTTCCTGTGCTTTGGATTATCTCGCCAATTAAATCGCCGAATTTTAATCTTAACCCAGGCTACACAGCAATTTGCTAAGGGGAACTTCACCACAACTATCCCTGTGGATAGCGGCGATGAAATTGGTATATTAGGCCAGAGTTTTAATGCAATGGCCAAAGAAATTAGTCAACGGGATCAGCAAATCCAAAGCCAAGTCTACGAACTGAACATTACTTTGCAACAACTGCAACAACTGCAACAAACCCAAGCGTACCTCGTGCATACTGAAAAAATGTCAAGTTTGGGGCAAATGATTGCAGGAATTGCCCATGAAATTAATAATCCTTTGAACTTTATCTCCGCTAATTTAATTTATATTGAAGAATATAGCAATAACTTGATTAAACTGGTTGAAGTTTATCAAAGAGACTGTCCCGAGGCCTCGGACAATGTTAACGATACCCTAGAAGAAATCGAGTTAGACTATTTAAAACAAGACCTGCCGGAAATCATTGATTCCATGAAAATCGGCAGCGATCGCATTAAAAAAATTGTCCTTTCCCTTAGAAATTTTTCCCGCCTGGATGAATCCACCCTCAAATATGTCGATATCTATGAAGGCATAGATAGTACCCTGCTGATTGTGCAAAATCGTCTCAAAGCTAATTCTCACCGTCCGGAAATTGCGATCGTTAAAGTCTATCAACAGCTGCCCCAAATAGAATGTTATGCGGGACAACTTAATCAAGTCTTTATGAGCCTGGTTTCTAATGCGATCGAGGCATTAGATGAAGTGAACTCCCAACGGACCCTTGAGGAGAATCAGAAGCAGCCTCCTGAGATTAAAATTTCCACTCAACTGCTTAATGACGGGTGGATTAGGATTGGCATTGCTGATAACGGTCCGGGTATTCCAGAAGACCGGCGATCGCGAATTTTTGACCCCTTTTTCACCACCAAAGAGGTCGGCAAAGGTACCGGCATGGGATTAGCCATTAGCTATCAAATTATAGTCGAAAAACATAAAGGAAAAATATTCTGCCATTCTCCCTCCCCCGAAGGAATAGAGTTGGCGATCGAGCTACCCATCCACCACCCAGTTCATTCCTCCTCTAAACAGAAAATTAGCCCATAG
- a CDS encoding UTP--glucose-1-phosphate uridylyltransferase: MNQSTAPIRKAIIPAAGFGTRLFPATKALKKELLPIIDRDGRVKPTILAIVEEAISAGIEEVALIVQSGDSAFFENFFKTPLTDIHYNKLSPENQAYSQYLQALGQKITLLTQESQEGYGHAVFCAKDWVNDEPFLLFLGDHVYLSDTDQSCASQLVEVYNRVGKSTVALTVTPATEIYHCGCVTGNWQDNDGILSLTQVCEKPDLDYARKNLIVEGLTGDRFLTVFGIYALTPTIFDFLEANIRNNLREKGEFQLTTCLEQVREAEGMYGYQIKGRCFDTGMPDAYYQTFIDFREFNRPKP; the protein is encoded by the coding sequence ATGAACCAATCAACCGCTCCCATTCGGAAAGCCATTATTCCCGCCGCAGGATTTGGTACTCGATTGTTCCCTGCCACAAAAGCCCTTAAAAAAGAACTATTGCCGATTATCGACCGGGATGGTCGGGTTAAACCCACGATTTTAGCCATTGTTGAAGAAGCCATCAGTGCTGGCATTGAAGAAGTAGCTCTCATTGTTCAAAGTGGAGATTCCGCCTTTTTTGAAAACTTTTTTAAAACCCCATTAACCGACATACATTACAACAAACTTTCCCCCGAAAATCAAGCCTATAGCCAGTATTTACAAGCATTAGGCCAGAAAATAACCCTATTAACTCAGGAGAGTCAAGAAGGGTATGGCCATGCGGTTTTCTGTGCCAAAGACTGGGTAAATGATGAACCCTTTCTACTATTTTTAGGGGATCATGTTTATTTATCGGATACCGATCAGTCTTGCGCCAGCCAACTCGTGGAGGTTTATAATCGGGTTGGAAAAAGTACCGTTGCCCTCACGGTAACGCCCGCAACAGAAATTTATCACTGTGGTTGTGTAACGGGAAATTGGCAAGATAACGATGGAATTTTATCCCTTACCCAAGTTTGTGAAAAGCCGGATTTAGACTATGCCCGAAAAAATTTAATAGTAGAAGGATTAACAGGCGATCGCTTCTTAACCGTGTTTGGAATTTATGCCCTTACTCCCACAATATTTGACTTTCTCGAAGCCAATATCCGCAATAATCTCCGAGAAAAAGGCGAATTTCAGCTCACCACCTGCCTAGAACAAGTGCGTGAAGCGGAAGGAATGTATGGCTATCAAATCAAGGGACGGTGTTTTGATACAGGAATGCCTGATGCCTATTATCAGACGTTTATCGATTTTCGAGAATTCAACCGTCCAAAGCCCTAA
- a CDS encoding type IV pilin-like G/H family protein — protein MSEPSSKHPDSTWGKGVGYLLFLGLIGVVMIPLLFSHSTVNRVKNIESRNNVGAMNRGQQAHFITDNTFAQSVNDLQLGIHPETANYRYSTQAVDNAAFQYGISLHPEIFKRKPGKILGIFPRRGKEYAIPSYLGIVWVKPDPNADSDEPQSGLNFLSILCVSTYPYLLEEGLQPSSHNGDFKCPDGMVELN, from the coding sequence ATGAGTGAACCCTCATCTAAGCATCCTGATTCAACTTGGGGCAAAGGAGTTGGATACTTACTTTTTTTGGGATTAATTGGAGTGGTAATGATTCCTTTATTGTTTTCACACTCTACAGTAAATCGAGTAAAAAACATCGAATCTCGTAATAATGTAGGAGCCATGAATCGAGGGCAGCAAGCCCACTTTATTACGGATAATACTTTTGCACAATCGGTAAATGATTTACAACTAGGGATTCATCCTGAAACCGCAAACTATCGCTATTCTACCCAAGCTGTAGATAATGCTGCCTTTCAATATGGGATATCTCTTCACCCGGAGATATTTAAACGCAAACCCGGAAAAATTTTGGGAATTTTTCCTCGAAGAGGCAAAGAATATGCTATACCTAGCTACTTAGGTATAGTGTGGGTAAAACCTGATCCAAATGCTGATTCTGACGAACCTCAAAGCGGTCTAAATTTTCTCTCTATTTTGTGTGTAAGCACCTATCCTTATTTACTCGAAGAAGGTTTGCAGCCTAGTTCTCATAACGGTGATTTTAAATGTCCCGATGGCATGGTCGAATTGAATTAG
- a CDS encoding phasin family protein translates to MPGFGDMVQKAFYLGVGIASYAGEKATGKLAEVRDQAQKLADEMVERGEMSTEEARRFVEDMMKQGQQQIKQPQSEPTTPKEPRRIEILEDDEEPAQEKPPEVNNLRDQVQSLQDELRRLQNE, encoded by the coding sequence ATGCCTGGTTTCGGTGATATGGTACAGAAGGCGTTTTATCTCGGAGTCGGGATAGCGTCTTATGCGGGCGAAAAAGCCACGGGAAAACTAGCCGAAGTGCGGGACCAAGCCCAAAAACTTGCCGATGAAATGGTCGAACGGGGCGAAATGAGCACCGAAGAAGCGCGTCGCTTCGTCGAAGACATGATGAAACAGGGCCAGCAGCAAATCAAGCAGCCCCAATCGGAACCCACAACGCCAAAAGAACCCCGTCGTATTGAAATCTTAGAAGACGATGAAGAACCCGCACAGGAGAAACCTCCAGAGGTGAATAACCTGCGCGATCAGGTACAATCGTTACAGGACGAACTACGGCGACTCCAGAACGAATAG